Proteins co-encoded in one Aerococcaceae bacterium DSM 111021 genomic window:
- the ligA gene encoding NAD-dependent DNA ligase LigA, with protein sequence MVQSKDLEQAKERLEQLKSELNHHAYNYYVLDKPNITDAEYDQMYNELEQLEKAYPDWVTSDSPTQRIGDQLLEGFAKVEHAEAMYSLGNAFNEEEVGAFIQRVQSQTEQEVEFMVECKIDGLAIALTYENGQFVRGATRGDGMIGEDITSNLRTIRSLPLKLKEPVTVEVRGEAYMPKEVFKVLNEKREETGEVPFANPRNAAAGGLRQIDPKAVAKRQLNMFLYSALYNEDFNVETQADLFNQLQHLGFRTNPLRKLCKNQAEVMEFVHQIEEQRHDLPYEIDGIVIKVNDVALQQQLGFTVKAPRWAVAYKFKADIAETTLREVEWTVGRTGVVTPTAVMDPIQLAGTTVQRASLHNVDLIESLGVRIGDTVEIHKAGDIIPEIVSVVMSQRQDDSKPLPIPINCPQCEAELVRLNEEVALRCMNPLCPAQKVAKMIHFSSRNAMNITGLGDKIIAHLINQELISDPSDLYTLELDDFLKLPSTKEKSATKYVNAIKESKGNSLERLLFGLGIRHVGSKAARLISETFRNIERIQKATNEDIEAIDGIGPMISQAIVEYFEMDESNELIQRLQQAGVNTEYLGVVPEEIALEDNFWANQTVVLTGSMETLTRGEAKKRLENLGAKVTGSVSKNTDYLVAGEAAGSKLKKAQDLGVAIMDEETFLEKLKESE encoded by the coding sequence ATGGTTCAATCGAAAGATTTAGAACAGGCAAAAGAAAGACTTGAACAGCTAAAAAGTGAGCTGAATCATCACGCATATAATTATTATGTGTTAGATAAACCAAATATCACAGATGCAGAGTACGATCAAATGTATAATGAGTTGGAACAGCTTGAAAAAGCATATCCAGATTGGGTAACATCTGATTCACCTACCCAGCGAATTGGAGATCAATTATTAGAAGGTTTTGCTAAAGTTGAGCATGCTGAAGCAATGTATAGTTTGGGTAATGCATTCAATGAGGAAGAGGTCGGAGCTTTTATTCAACGCGTTCAAAGTCAAACTGAGCAAGAAGTCGAATTCATGGTTGAATGCAAAATTGATGGTTTAGCCATTGCTTTAACCTACGAGAACGGACAATTTGTTCGAGGTGCTACACGTGGAGATGGAATGATTGGAGAAGATATTACTTCTAATCTCCGTACAATTCGATCATTACCATTGAAATTAAAAGAACCAGTGACGGTTGAAGTTCGTGGTGAAGCCTATATGCCAAAAGAAGTTTTTAAAGTATTGAATGAAAAACGAGAAGAAACTGGAGAAGTTCCATTTGCAAATCCGCGAAACGCTGCTGCTGGTGGATTAAGACAAATTGATCCCAAAGCTGTTGCGAAGCGACAGTTGAACATGTTCTTGTATAGTGCTTTATATAATGAAGACTTTAATGTTGAAACACAAGCTGATTTATTTAATCAATTACAACACTTAGGATTTAGAACGAATCCTTTGCGTAAACTGTGTAAAAATCAAGCTGAAGTTATGGAATTTGTTCATCAGATTGAAGAACAACGACATGACTTACCCTATGAAATTGACGGTATCGTAATCAAAGTAAACGATGTTGCTTTGCAACAACAACTTGGTTTTACAGTGAAAGCACCAAGATGGGCAGTAGCATATAAATTTAAAGCTGATATTGCTGAGACAACGCTCAGAGAAGTGGAATGGACTGTTGGGCGAACAGGTGTTGTAACACCTACTGCTGTAATGGACCCAATCCAACTTGCAGGGACAACCGTTCAACGAGCTTCTTTGCACAATGTTGATTTGATTGAATCTTTAGGTGTTAGAATCGGAGATACTGTGGAGATACATAAAGCCGGAGACATTATCCCAGAAATAGTTAGTGTTGTTATGAGTCAACGTCAAGACGATTCAAAACCACTCCCTATACCAATAAATTGTCCACAGTGTGAAGCTGAATTGGTACGCCTTAATGAGGAAGTCGCTCTTAGATGTATGAATCCACTGTGTCCAGCACAAAAAGTAGCTAAAATGATTCATTTTAGTTCTAGAAATGCGATGAATATTACTGGATTAGGTGATAAGATTATTGCGCATTTAATTAATCAAGAATTGATATCTGACCCAAGTGATTTATATACATTGGAGCTAGATGATTTTTTAAAACTACCGAGTACGAAAGAAAAATCAGCAACCAAATATGTGAATGCAATTAAAGAATCTAAAGGTAATTCCTTAGAACGATTATTGTTTGGGTTAGGTATTCGACATGTAGGTTCCAAAGCTGCTAGACTAATCTCAGAAACATTCAGAAATATCGAAAGGATTCAAAAAGCGACGAATGAAGACATTGAAGCAATCGATGGCATTGGCCCAATGATTAGTCAGGCAATCGTTGAGTATTTTGAGATGGATGAATCAAATGAGTTAATTCAACGTTTACAGCAAGCTGGGGTAAATACAGAGTACTTAGGTGTTGTGCCTGAAGAAATTGCTCTAGAAGATAACTTCTGGGCAAATCAAACTGTTGTACTAACAGGTTCAATGGAAACTCTAACTCGTGGCGAAGCCAAAAAACGTTTAGAAAACCTTGGAGCAAAAGTGACAGGAAGTGTGTCGAAAAACACTGATTATCTTGTAGCTGGAGAAGCTGCAGGAAGTAAACTGAAAAAAGCACAAGATCTTGGAGTTGCAATAATGGATGAAGAAACTTTCCTAGAAAAATTAAAAGAGAGCGAGTAA
- the pcrA gene encoding DNA helicase PcrA has protein sequence MSSLIESINRLNKKQQEAVYTTDGPVLIAAGAGSGKTSVLTHRIAYLLEEKKVKPWNVLAITFTNKAANEMKERVEKLVGPEASSIWVSTFHSMCARILRREANQIGYDQNFSIIDQGEQQTLMKRVLKELNLDSQRFNYKDMLWVIDAAKNEGQMPQEFAAENTDYLGNIQSNVYKMYQQKLKTSNAMDFNDLILLTVKLLQENADARHFYQQKFQYIHVDEYQDTNETQYLLVKTLAELLKNICVVGDADQSIYGWRGANMENIMNFEKDYPNAKVILLEQNYRSTQSILNAANSVIEKNINRKDKKLWSDKAQGSKVKFYLAESDSEEARYVIQQIFQTKEDQRRSNSDYAILYRTQAQSRNLEDQLLKANLPYKIVGGLKFYSRKEIQDTLAYLRLINNLADNLSFNRIINVPKRGIGPTSIAKLAEFADSLNLGWFEAIDQLGNSNLSASLQNKFVRFSDMIKRLRQQAEFLTLSELVEEVWEQSDYKHSLQEEGTLEATNRLENLDEFASVTKEFDEMDLEDIIEKDPDFTEDPEEPEEVLDMNSPRIRLTLFLTELSLVSDTSEEESADQITLMTMHAAKGLEFPNVFIVGMEEGLFPLSRASESDDELEEERRLAYVGMTRAEEQLYLTAARSRLLYGRYQHNAPSRFVSEIDQSLIEQVGQSFQTVIRSQNNMKQSRNRSSSAARNVLLSQRPKGGSTGALKKKVTNTSNSSYTVGDKVDHRTWGVGTVVNVKGSGSDALLSIAFDSQGIKELLASFAPISKVE, from the coding sequence ATGTCATCGTTAATAGAAAGTATTAACCGATTGAATAAAAAACAACAAGAAGCTGTATATACAACAGACGGTCCAGTATTAATTGCTGCTGGAGCAGGAAGTGGAAAGACCAGTGTTTTGACACATCGAATTGCTTATTTATTAGAGGAGAAAAAGGTCAAACCATGGAATGTATTAGCTATCACTTTTACAAACAAAGCCGCGAATGAAATGAAAGAGCGTGTTGAGAAGTTAGTTGGACCTGAGGCATCATCGATTTGGGTATCAACATTCCACTCAATGTGTGCGAGAATTTTACGTCGTGAAGCCAATCAGATTGGGTATGACCAAAACTTTTCGATTATTGACCAAGGTGAACAACAAACGTTAATGAAACGTGTATTAAAAGAATTGAACCTTGATAGTCAAAGATTTAATTACAAAGACATGTTATGGGTTATTGATGCAGCAAAGAATGAAGGACAAATGCCACAAGAGTTTGCAGCAGAAAATACAGATTACTTAGGTAACATTCAATCAAATGTATACAAAATGTACCAACAAAAATTAAAAACAAGTAATGCCATGGACTTTAATGATTTAATTCTATTAACTGTGAAATTACTTCAAGAAAACGCCGATGCGCGCCATTTTTATCAACAAAAGTTTCAATATATTCATGTAGATGAGTATCAAGATACAAACGAAACACAGTATCTACTAGTGAAAACATTAGCTGAATTATTGAAAAACATCTGTGTTGTAGGAGATGCTGACCAAAGTATTTATGGATGGCGTGGAGCGAATATGGAAAATATTATGAACTTTGAAAAGGATTATCCAAATGCTAAAGTGATCCTATTAGAGCAAAATTACCGTTCAACTCAATCTATTCTGAACGCAGCAAATAGCGTTATTGAGAAAAATATTAACCGTAAAGATAAAAAACTATGGAGTGATAAGGCTCAAGGTAGTAAAGTTAAATTTTATCTCGCTGAGTCTGATTCAGAAGAAGCTAGATACGTGATCCAACAAATCTTTCAAACGAAAGAAGATCAAAGACGATCAAATAGTGATTATGCCATTCTTTATCGAACTCAAGCACAATCGCGTAATTTAGAGGATCAACTATTAAAAGCGAATTTACCTTATAAAATTGTTGGTGGGTTGAAGTTCTACTCGCGAAAAGAAATTCAAGATACACTGGCATATCTTCGACTCATTAACAATTTAGCGGATAACTTAAGTTTTAACCGAATCATTAATGTGCCAAAACGTGGTATTGGTCCGACAAGTATTGCTAAATTAGCAGAATTTGCGGATAGTTTAAATTTAGGCTGGTTTGAAGCAATTGACCAACTTGGTAATTCAAATCTATCAGCCAGCTTACAAAATAAATTTGTTCGCTTTAGTGATATGATTAAGCGACTAAGACAACAAGCTGAATTTCTAACGCTAAGTGAATTAGTTGAAGAGGTCTGGGAACAATCAGATTATAAGCATAGCTTACAAGAAGAAGGCACGCTAGAAGCAACAAATCGATTGGAAAACTTAGATGAATTTGCATCAGTAACAAAAGAATTCGATGAGATGGATTTAGAAGATATTATTGAAAAAGATCCAGATTTCACTGAAGACCCAGAAGAACCTGAGGAAGTGCTCGATATGAATTCACCAAGAATTCGCCTGACGCTATTTTTAACAGAGTTATCGCTTGTATCGGATACATCTGAAGAAGAATCAGCTGATCAGATTACTTTAATGACAATGCATGCCGCTAAGGGACTAGAATTCCCGAATGTATTCATTGTAGGAATGGAAGAAGGCTTATTTCCATTAAGTCGAGCATCTGAAAGTGACGATGAGTTAGAAGAAGAAAGACGTCTAGCTTATGTAGGCATGACACGTGCTGAGGAACAGTTGTATCTAACGGCAGCCAGAAGTCGATTATTATATGGAAGATACCAACATAATGCACCAAGTAGGTTCGTATCAGAAATTGACCAGAGTCTTATTGAGCAAGTTGGGCAATCATTCCAAACTGTTATTCGCTCACAAAATAATATGAAGCAATCAAGAAACCGTTCAAGTAGTGCTGCTAGAAATGTTCTTTTAAGTCAACGACCAAAAGGTGGTTCGACAGGAGCATTGAAGAAAAAAGTAACAAACACTTCCAATTCAAGTTATACAGTAGGTGATAAAGTTGATCACCGCACTTGGGGAGTTGGAACAGTTGTTAATGTGAAAGGGTCAGGTAGTGATGCATTACTAAGCATTGCTTTCGATTCACAAGGCATTAAAGAACTACTCGCTTCCTTTGCACCGATATCAAAAGTAGAATAG
- a CDS encoding ATP-grasp domain-containing protein, translated as MAQRHYPGETIGIIGSSISAAVLAQAAGKLGYRVASLVTSENNPVRQFATWQTVTETYNEQVLNYFSERVDVVTVEMGILSNREFQLLASKTDLTLSEDLIAITTDRLIEKAYLDSNKCLVAPFSLVTNLTDLKEAVEYIGFPCILKSTQRHVDNANEHIVLYGEEDYDEASVKLEETTCILEAWIPTEKKASVTVIRNERGEILIYPIFEVREQGDQLGRQVRFPAQISKPVELEMNRLAQFLAESLNLMGSLTLKMLITSAGVVYINEASIGLSDEAMFTIGSMSISHYEAAARAILGLPLPTLHLKSRAAIALPASVLNEENLLTQLMLRTDWGFALFNPINNDTKRLIGQVIVTGDSLSECERQIQITELTE; from the coding sequence ATGGCGCAAAGACATTATCCAGGTGAGACAATTGGAATTATTGGATCATCTATTTCTGCAGCTGTCTTGGCTCAAGCAGCAGGTAAGCTAGGCTATCGTGTTGCAAGTTTGGTAACAAGTGAGAATAATCCAGTTAGGCAATTTGCTACATGGCAAACTGTTACCGAAACATATAATGAGCAAGTCTTAAATTATTTTAGTGAACGAGTGGATGTAGTAACTGTTGAGATGGGAATTTTATCCAATAGAGAGTTCCAATTATTAGCATCAAAGACAGATTTAACATTGTCAGAGGATCTAATTGCAATTACAACAGATAGACTCATTGAGAAGGCTTACTTAGATTCTAACAAATGTTTAGTTGCGCCATTTTCGCTAGTCACTAATTTAACAGATTTAAAAGAAGCGGTTGAGTATATTGGCTTCCCATGTATTCTAAAGTCCACTCAGCGTCATGTCGATAATGCTAATGAGCATATCGTACTATACGGTGAAGAGGATTATGATGAAGCCAGTGTAAAATTAGAGGAAACAACATGTATTCTAGAAGCATGGATTCCTACTGAAAAGAAAGCAAGCGTTACGGTTATTCGTAACGAACGCGGAGAAATTTTAATCTATCCGATTTTTGAAGTACGCGAGCAAGGGGACCAACTTGGTAGACAAGTTCGTTTTCCAGCACAAATTTCTAAACCCGTTGAACTAGAAATGAATCGACTAGCACAGTTTTTAGCTGAGTCGTTGAATTTAATGGGTTCATTGACACTGAAGATGTTAATTACATCAGCCGGGGTTGTATACATAAATGAAGCAAGTATTGGTTTGTCTGATGAAGCAATGTTTACGATAGGTTCAATGAGTATATCTCACTATGAAGCTGCAGCAAGAGCTATATTAGGTTTACCATTGCCGACACTTCACTTAAAGAGTAGAGCAGCGATTGCTTTACCAGCATCAGTGTTAAATGAGGAGAATTTATTAACTCAGCTAATGCTAAGAACGGATTGGGGATTCGCATTATTCAATCCGATTAATAATGATACAAAACGTTTAATTGGACAAGTTATTGTTACAGGTGATTCATTATCAGAATGTGAACGACAAATCCAAATTACAGAGTTAACTGAATAA
- a CDS encoding glycoside hydrolase family 73 protein encodes MAKKKKNLFKFKKRPTRRRKSKTNYKKNWNTFKTEFLQKIGILSIFFVIFTLLSGIIIYRWVETANQRHSELIQRELDYEERLTFIETIIPISQRLQRQYGVLASISMAQAALESNFGQSQLGADYNNLYGVKTDASDPDGVDFPTLEFFDDEWIEITDRFKVYPSWEASMENHAILINEGTSWDPTFYHAVLDGDNYEEQAYALQESGYATDPIYAEKLIEMIEAYQLHQYDQPLQ; translated from the coding sequence ATGGCCAAGAAGAAAAAGAACTTATTTAAATTTAAAAAACGCCCAACGCGACGACGAAAAAGTAAAACAAACTACAAGAAAAACTGGAATACATTTAAAACCGAATTTCTGCAAAAAATCGGTATATTATCAATTTTCTTTGTGATATTCACCTTGTTAAGTGGGATAATCATTTATCGTTGGGTTGAAACAGCTAATCAACGGCATAGTGAGCTTATTCAACGTGAGTTAGATTATGAGGAACGGTTGACTTTCATAGAGACAATTATCCCCATCTCCCAAAGGCTTCAAAGGCAGTATGGTGTGCTAGCGAGTATATCAATGGCACAAGCTGCTTTAGAGAGTAACTTTGGTCAAAGTCAATTAGGTGCTGACTATAATAATCTTTATGGTGTTAAGACTGATGCATCAGATCCAGATGGTGTTGATTTTCCTACATTAGAATTTTTTGATGATGAATGGATAGAAATAACAGATCGATTCAAAGTATATCCAAGTTGGGAAGCATCGATGGAGAATCATGCTATTTTAATTAATGAGGGTACATCTTGGGATCCTACATTCTATCACGCTGTATTAGACGGAGATAATTACGAGGAGCAAGCTTATGCATTGCAAGAATCAGGATACGCCACCGATCCTATTTATGCTGAAAAATTGATTGAGATGATTGAGGCTTATCAATTACACCAATACGATCAGCCCTTACAATAA
- a CDS encoding FUSC family protein, whose protein sequence is MEENKSFRDRLSLGWRAFKTAIAVSLIIIIYTLFNLGEGTLAALSAVFALRGTMPDTYKYAKYRIFGNTVGVLIATTLIFLRQNVAFFANDFYTSISGGLGVLLVLNFCTFFGNQQSIINSVATFLVVYLGTPEDTWLVYSISRILDTIFGTSVAIAVNRILPNRYKD, encoded by the coding sequence ATGGAAGAAAATAAATCATTTAGAGATAGACTATCACTAGGATGGCGAGCTTTTAAAACTGCTATTGCCGTTTCTTTAATAATTATTATCTACACTTTATTTAATCTTGGAGAAGGTACTTTGGCAGCTTTATCTGCTGTATTCGCGTTACGTGGGACCATGCCAGATACTTATAAATACGCAAAATACCGAATTTTCGGTAATACTGTTGGTGTTCTTATCGCAACAACTTTAATCTTTTTAAGACAAAACGTAGCATTTTTTGCCAACGATTTCTATACTTCTATTTCAGGTGGCTTAGGTGTTCTATTAGTCCTAAACTTTTGTACTTTTTTTGGGAACCAACAAAGTATCATTAATTCTGTAGCAACTTTTTTAGTTGTGTATTTAGGTACACCCGAAGATACTTGGCTAGTTTATAGCATTAGCCGTATCTTAGACACCATTTTTGGTACGAGTGTCGCCATTGCCGTTAATAGGATACTACCTAATCGTTATAAAGATTAA
- a CDS encoding serine hydrolase produces the protein MQCPNCGRNVRSKNQCAYCGHVFNKKEVAEVKQDSYDEEIVEETPRRSRGGFTRVLWGIIKLVLAVAIVFLAFLFGPRIINEVVDYFQPSETEVAQNAPEEEPETQDPVNGESEVEETSEEAQESDAETEETNESSESEEEAETEGQISIVNQEVNLDEYPLTNVSLEFDESLDSVDNSTFAFTIEANGETIDLDNDYSLVKDGQTLSISFNDPSVAVLSTEAQEQVLNIESETLGVSESITYEVPTTTLDSGQAEFFNSTITDNLASLGDVSAVVYPADSEVPYVYDDQSVEADALISWFVLGHTFNTINDGELALEDTVSVSLDLVSENDEGIVATAEEGAEFTIQELLAAVVESNDASAMNHLIQETGGPNSFNLWLNESNYFSTRVTQMLTTQESGQVVGAVTSAQDIAQLLDKLANNELVSPELDATFKELLLNTPITEKYPAEQIDGYQTRYEIASADSNSAQQNYSGIIELEDTNYIVVILSSNFSSAEEVVPAISTSINEIVTYFETGQTPDEAALEAEESAAEAESVVEESTPSQVNVVEESVPASGTVGEDGRTYSQQYVENIGSYVDLPEETVYDESTGETRPAEWFYDEAEERYYYR, from the coding sequence ATGCAGTGTCCAAATTGCGGTAGAAACGTAAGAAGTAAAAACCAATGTGCCTATTGTGGGCATGTCTTCAATAAAAAAGAAGTAGCTGAAGTAAAACAAGATAGTTATGACGAAGAGATAGTAGAAGAAACACCGCGTCGTTCTCGAGGTGGGTTCACACGTGTATTATGGGGAATTATTAAATTAGTTCTAGCAGTAGCAATTGTTTTCTTAGCATTTTTATTCGGTCCACGAATTATTAACGAAGTTGTAGATTACTTCCAACCATCTGAAACTGAAGTGGCTCAAAATGCACCAGAAGAAGAACCGGAAACACAAGATCCTGTTAATGGGGAATCAGAAGTAGAAGAAACTTCAGAAGAAGCTCAAGAATCAGATGCTGAAACAGAGGAAACAAATGAATCATCTGAATCTGAAGAAGAGGCTGAGACTGAAGGACAAATATCTATAGTTAATCAAGAAGTTAATTTAGACGAATATCCATTAACAAATGTATCACTAGAATTTGATGAGTCATTAGATAGTGTAGATAATAGTACTTTTGCTTTTACAATTGAAGCAAATGGTGAAACAATTGATTTAGATAATGATTATTCATTAGTTAAAGATGGACAAACTTTATCGATCAGTTTCAATGATCCATCAGTCGCTGTTCTTTCAACAGAGGCTCAAGAGCAAGTACTTAATATTGAATCTGAAACATTAGGTGTAAGCGAAAGTATTACATATGAAGTACCAACTACTACACTTGATAGTGGACAAGCTGAGTTCTTTAATTCAACAATTACAGATAACTTAGCATCATTAGGAGATGTATCAGCTGTGGTTTATCCTGCTGATTCAGAAGTCCCATATGTATATGATGATCAAAGTGTCGAGGCAGATGCTTTAATTTCCTGGTTTGTATTAGGTCACACATTCAATACAATTAATGATGGTGAGTTAGCTCTTGAAGATACAGTTTCTGTATCTCTAGACTTAGTTTCTGAGAATGATGAAGGGATTGTAGCAACAGCTGAAGAAGGAGCTGAATTTACAATTCAGGAATTATTAGCAGCGGTTGTTGAATCGAATGATGCATCAGCAATGAATCATTTAATTCAAGAAACTGGCGGTCCAAATTCATTTAACTTATGGCTAAATGAATCGAATTACTTCTCAACACGAGTGACTCAAATGTTAACAACACAAGAATCAGGGCAAGTTGTTGGTGCAGTAACTAGCGCACAAGATATCGCTCAGTTGTTAGATAAATTAGCTAATAATGAACTAGTATCACCAGAATTAGATGCTACATTCAAAGAGTTATTATTAAATACACCAATTACTGAAAAATATCCAGCGGAACAAATCGATGGATACCAAACACGTTACGAAATTGCATCAGCAGATTCAAATTCTGCTCAACAAAACTATTCTGGTATTATTGAATTAGAAGATACTAACTATATCGTAGTTATTCTTTCTTCAAACTTTAGTAGTGCTGAAGAGGTAGTACCGGCAATTTCAACGTCTATAAATGAGATTGTTACGTATTTTGAAACTGGACAAACGCCTGATGAAGCGGCATTAGAAGCAGAAGAATCGGCTGCTGAAGCTGAGTCAGTGGTTGAGGAATCTACACCTTCACAAGTTAACGTTGTTGAAGAATCTGTACCAGCATCGGGTACGGTAGGTGAAGATGGAAGAACGTATTCACAGCAATATGTTGAGAATATTGGATCTTACGTTGATTTACCTGAAGAAACTGTTTATGATGAATCAACTGGAGAAACAAGACCAGCAGAATGGTTTTACGATGAAGCAGAAGAAAGATACTATTACCGTTAA